From the genome of Natranaerovirga pectinivora, one region includes:
- a CDS encoding sugar transferase has product MKKQKGTYERYIKRSQDFILSLMALIVLSPIFIIVAVLVRVKLGSPIIFKQDRPGLNEKIFKMYKFRTMTDEKDENGELLPDDIRLTKFGKVLRATSLDELPELWNIIRGDMSIVGPRPLLVKYLPLYTIEQKRRHDVRPGLSGLAQVNGRNAIDWEEKFMLDIEYVNNISFIEDWKIIFNTIKKVFVSEGINSDTAVTMEPFEGSKAN; this is encoded by the coding sequence ATGAAAAAACAAAAGGGAACATATGAAAGATATATAAAAAGATCACAAGACTTTATTCTATCATTAATGGCTCTAATTGTATTAAGTCCAATTTTTATTATAGTTGCTGTACTGGTAAGGGTAAAATTAGGAAGTCCAATTATTTTCAAACAAGATAGACCAGGTCTTAATGAAAAGATATTTAAAATGTATAAATTTAGAACAATGACAGATGAGAAAGATGAAAATGGTGAGTTGTTACCTGATGATATAAGACTTACTAAGTTCGGAAAGGTTTTAAGAGCAACAAGCTTAGATGAACTACCAGAATTATGGAATATTATTCGTGGTGATATGAGTATTGTGGGGCCGAGGCCATTGCTGGTGAAATATTTACCATTGTATACTATAGAACAAAAGCGACGGCATGATGTAAGACCAGGCTTATCTGGACTTGCCCAAGTCAATGGTAGAAATGCTATTGATTGGGAAGAAAAGTTTATGCTGGACATTGAATATGTGAATAATATAAGCTTTATAGAAGATTGGAAAATAATTTTTAACACCATCAAAAAGGTGTTTGTAAGTGAAGGTATAAATTCTGATACAGCAGTTACGATGGAACCTTTCGAGGGAAGTAAAGCAAATTAG